A DNA window from Streptomyces asoensis contains the following coding sequences:
- a CDS encoding HemK2/MTQ2 family protein methyltransferase, which produces MNPLVLPGVYAPQEDTALLAGALSEEPLPPGADVLDVGTGTGALALAAARRGTRVTAIDVSRRAVYSARLNAWRERLPVRVHRGNLFAPVRGRSFDLILTNPPYVPAPAGGPARGPARAWDGGGDGRLLVDRICLEAPRLLRPGGVLLMVHSALSGPGSTLTILRGCGLKASVTRRHRVPFGPVLRERRQWLRERGLLSADDGYEELVVVRAELPC; this is translated from the coding sequence GTGAATCCCCTGGTGCTCCCGGGCGTCTACGCCCCACAGGAGGACACCGCCCTGCTGGCCGGGGCGCTGTCCGAGGAACCGTTGCCGCCGGGTGCCGACGTCCTCGACGTGGGGACCGGCACCGGCGCGCTGGCGCTGGCCGCGGCCCGCCGCGGCACGCGGGTCACCGCGATCGACGTGTCCCGGCGGGCGGTGTACTCCGCACGCCTCAACGCATGGCGGGAGCGGCTGCCGGTGCGGGTGCACCGCGGCAATCTCTTCGCACCGGTGCGCGGCAGGTCTTTCGACCTGATCCTGACCAACCCGCCCTACGTGCCCGCGCCGGCCGGCGGTCCGGCGCGCGGACCGGCCCGGGCCTGGGACGGGGGCGGCGACGGACGGCTGCTGGTGGACCGGATCTGTCTCGAGGCGCCCCGGCTGCTGCGGCCGGGCGGCGTGCTGCTGATGGTGCACTCCGCGCTCAGTGGCCCCGGGAGCACGCTCACGATCCTGCGCGGGTGCGGGCTGAAGGCGTCCGTGACGCGACGCCACCGCGTTCCCTTCGGTCCCGTCCTGCGCGAGCGCAGGCAGTGGCTGCGCGAGCGCGGGCTGCTGTCCGCCGACGACGGATACGAGGAGCTGGTGGTCGTCCGTGCCGAACTCCCCTGCTGA
- a CDS encoding CDGSH iron-sulfur domain-containing protein: MPNSPADKPCRISVRRRGPLLVEGPVEVELEDGSTVVSDRFRVALCTCRRSRRYPWCDTSHRDRS; this comes from the coding sequence GTGCCGAACTCCCCTGCTGACAAGCCCTGCCGGATCAGCGTCCGGCGCCGCGGTCCGCTGCTGGTCGAAGGGCCGGTCGAGGTGGAACTGGAGGACGGCAGCACGGTCGTCTCCGACCGTTTCCGGGTCGCCCTGTGCACCTGCCGGCGGAGCCGTCGCTACCCCTGGTGCGATACCAGTCACCGGGACCGGTCCTAG